The sequence CGAGCAAGCGCGGCAACGCCCGACTGCAGGTAGCGAAAGTCAATCATGATGTACCTCCCAACAATCGCTGCGAACTAATCCTAGTTTTAACGCATCAGTTGGTCGCTTGGGAACGAAATTCCTTTGGCGTCATCCCGAAATGCTGCCGAAAGACGCGGCAGAGTTGCTGCGAGGTTTCAAAGCCAGTTTCCTTCGCGATATTGACGATTTTCTCACTGGTTTGCAGCAGCATTTTTTGCGCTCGCAACAGTCGAATTCGGCGGAGCTCTTCCATCGGTGGGCGAACGTAATGTTCGCGAAACGCTTTCTCGAGCCCGCTGCGGCTCATGGCGACCTCGCGGACAACATCGATCATGTTGATCGGCAGATGAGCCTGCTCCTGCATATAGCGGAGCGCCGCCGCGACTTGCGGATGAGGAACCGCCATGCTGTCGGTGCTGCGGCGCTCGACCACGCGGCTCGGAGCGACATAGATCGTCTTTGCCGGCGGCGGTTCTCCAGCCATCAAGCGGGCCAAGAGCGACGCCCCTTCGTAGCCGACTTGCTCCAGGTTGTTATCAATGCTCGACAGCGGCGTTTGCAAACAGTCGCAAATCGTCTCGGTATTGTCGACTCCCAGGATCGAGATTTCGTCCGGGATCAATGCGCCGATCGCCATCGCCGCTTCAATAATCTCGACCGCTTCGATATCGCGGGGAGCGAACACCGCCAGAGGTTTCGGAAGTTTCGCCAGGTGCTGCACGAGCCAACGATGGCGCTGCTCGCGCGTATCGGCGCGTCGCCCCATCTCCTTTTGCCACGAGAGGACCTCACAGCCGAGATTGTGCTGCGCCAGCTCCGCCGCGAAGGAATCGCCGCGGCGATGACTCACCCCCAACTCCCAGCGATGAATGAACGCGAAGTTGCGGAAGCCCCGATCCAGGAAATGCTGAGCTCCCATTTTCCCAATCGCGACGTTGTCCATGGTGACGCGGGGCAGGGGAATGTCAGGGCGGCTTTCGGCCAGATCGACCATCGGGACCGAGAAGTTCTTCAGCGAGCGCCACACTTGCTGCTGGGCGCCAAGTAGCGTTATGACGCCGTCTCCCTGCCAATCGCGCGGGACCAGGTCGTCAAAGTCAAAGGTCACATGCCACTGGTGATCGCGGGCAAACCGCGCGACGCCCCGATGAATCTCGGAGTAGTACCAGCCGAGCGCCAGCAAGACATGCGCCCCTTTGCCGAGAGGGCGCTTACGGTCGACTTCGGCTTCGGTAGACATCGGCGTGCGGCGGAAACGGGAAAATGGGCCGATTCCATCGTAACCGCCCGAGTAGCGAAAACGCCAACCTTTTTCCGCAACATGCGCATGTTCACTAAGAAAAGATGCATTACCATTAGAGTGGCCCTTTTGGGGCGCAAGCCAAACTAAAGAGTTCCTCGAGCCTCATCTTTGACCCCTATCACTGTCCCCACCCGCCAACTTTCCTGCCGCTACAAGAGCGAGATCGCCCCATGAAACGAATGTTGCAAACCGCACTGCTGGCCCTGTTGGTCGTGACGAGCGGCGCTCTCCTGACCGCCGGCGAACTTCACGAAACGGTCGTCTTCAAGTCAGGGATGAACGGTTACAACACCTACCGCATTCCGTCGGTCATCACCGCGAAGGACGGAACGCTCCTCGCGTTTATTGAAGCCCGCAAGAACAACATGTCCGACACCGGCGACATCGATCTGGTGCTCCGCCGCTCGAAAGATAACGGCGCCACCTGGAGCGACGCCGAAGTGATTTGGGATGACGAAGGAAACGTCTGCGGCAATCCTTGCCCGGTGGTCGATCAATCGACCGGCAAGATCTGGCTGCTGCTCACCTGGAATTCGGGGAAGACGCCGGAAGGGAAGATTCAGCCCGGTTTCGGCGCCGATTCGCGCCGCGTCTTCGTCGCTTCGTCGGAAGACAACGGACAGACCTGGACCGCCCCCCAGGAAATCACCGCCGACGTCAAAGACAAAGAATGGACCTGGTATGCGACCGGTCCCGGCAGCGGCATTCAAATCGAACATGGCCCGCACGCGGGACGTTTGGTCATTCCGTGCGATCACAAATGGCTGACCGGCGGCAAGCTGAAGTTTGGTTCGCACGTCATCTACTCCGACGACCATGGTAAAACGTGGCAATTGGGGGGCTCGGCGCCGGACTACCAGGTCAACGAATGCGAAGTGGTCGAGCTCAAAGATGGCAAGCTGCTGCTCAATATGCGGAACTACGACCGCAAGCAAACAGCCCGCCAGGTCTGCGTCAGCGCTGACGGCGGAAAGACCTGGACCGATCAAAAGTTTGACCCCACGCTGGTCGAGCCGATTTGCCAAGGGAGCGTCCATCGCTATCGTTGGCCCGCAGGAGACAAGCCGGGGATCGTGCTCTTCTCGAACCCGGCCAGCGCGAAAGATCGCACAGCGATGACCGTTCGCGCCAGCTACGACGACTGCCAAACCTGGCCGGTCGAGCGCCGCTTGTTTGACGGGAGCAGCGCCTATTCGTCGCTGACCGTTCTTCCCAACGGCCAGATCGGTTGTCTCTACGAGCGGAACGGATACAAAGAAGTCGTCTTCGCTCGTTTCGATCTTGATTGGCTGCGGTCAGCTGACAAGTAAAGAGCCAGCGTCCCGTTTCCCATCCTTTCCCTTCCTGGGTCAAAACTCGTGATTCAGCCGCATTATGGTCGATTGCGCGGACTTGTCGCCGCGGCGTTTACTCCGTTTCATGCTGATGGCGGCATCGACATTGCCCGCGTGGCGCCGATGGTCGACTATTTGGTCGAACAGCAGATTCGCGGGCTCTACGTCCTGGGAAGCACCGGGGAAGGAATCTCGCTGACCAGCGACGAGCGCAAACAGGTCGCCGAAGCGTTCGTCGCCGCCACTCGCGGTCGAATTCCGGTGATCGTTCAGGTTGGGTGCGAAAGCCTGGCCGCAGCCCGCGATCTCGCTAGCCATGCGCAGCAAGTCGGCGCCGACGCCGTTTCGGCGGTCAGTCCGGTTTACTTCAAGCCGGACACGGTCGAGTCGCTGGTCGACTCGATGGCGCACATCGCCGCCGGCGCGCCTGACTTGCCGTTTTACTACTACCACATTCCGGCGGCGACCGGTTTGACCCACTCGCCGCTGGCCTTTCTCGAACTCGCCAAAGTCCGCATCCCCAATCTCCGCGGCATCAAGTTCACTTCCCCGGCCGTGTTCGACTACCAGGCCTGCGTCGAATCGGCCGGCGACGACTACGAAGTGATGTGGGGTCTCGACGAGATGTTGCTCTCCGGATTGACCGCCGGCGGAACCGCCGCGGTAGGGAGCACCTACAACTTCGCCCCGGCCGTCTATCACCACATTCTGCAGGCGGTAGAGCAGGGGAACCTGGAAGAGGCCAAGCTGTGGCAATCGCGCTCGCAACAAGTGGTCCGCGCGTTCGTTCCCTTCGGACCGCGAGCGGCGCAAAAAGCGATCATGGCGATGATCGGACAAGACTGCGGTCCCAGCCGCTTGCCGATTCGTTCGCTGACGCCGGAAGCGTACACGCAACTGCGATCCCAGCTGGAAGAAATTGGCTTCTTTCAGTGGTCGCAATTGGCGACCAGTTCCGCGAACGCGTAAGCAAGTCGCTTACGCGAAGAGTTCCTTCACCGGCTTCCCTTTGCCGTCCTGCGTGACGTAGAAGGGGCGTTCTTCGATCGTGAAGCCGGTGCGGGGACTGATCCCCATCGCGGTCATGATCGTCGCGTGCAAATCCATCACGCTGACCGGGTTCTTCGTCGCAACCAACGGGCGTTCGTCGGCCGTTTCGCCATAGACGAAGCCCTTCTTCATGCCGCCGCCGAACATCACCACGCTCGTCCCGCCGGTGAAATGGCGATGCAGACCGTAGTGCTTCATCTCGGTCACTTTGTCGACCTTGAAGGTCGCCTGATCGTTGGCGTTGGAGCCTGGCTTCCCTTCGACGATCGCGTCGCGGCTGAATTCCGACGCGACGATCACTAGCGTCCGATCAAGCAGCCCGCGTTCTTCCAGGTCGAGCACCAGCTGCGCGATCGGGCGATCGATCTCGGAGTGCATCCGGGCGACCGTTTCGTGTCCATTGGCGTGCGTGTCAAAGTGGAGGAACGGCACGTACTCAGTCGTGACTTCGACGAACCGGGCGCCTGCTTCGACCAGACGACGCGCGAGCAAGCAGCCGCGACCAAAGCGGCTGGTGTCGTACTTCGCCAACGACGCCTTCGGCTCGAGCGAAAGATCGAACGCGGCGCGGTCTTTCGAGCTGAGCAACCGATAAGCGTTGTCGAGCGAGCGGAGCATCGACTCTTGCTGGTAGTCGCTCATGTAGTCGCGCTGCGGCGTTTGGTCGACCAGCTTGCGGAACAGTTTGTTGCGGTCGGCGAAGCGATCGGCGTTCATTCCTTGGGGAGGACGAACGGCCGCGGCCGCTTCTTCCGGGAATGGCAAATTCATCGGACCAAATTCGCTGCCGAAGAAGCCGGCCGTAGTGAACGCCTTCAGCTCTTCCTTCTCGCCAACTCCTTCCAGACGCTGCCCGATATTAACGAACGGCGGCATCACCGGGTTGTTCGGGCCGAGGACCTTCGCCATCCAGGCGCCAATATGGGGACACGCGACCGTCTGGGGCGGGACGTAACCGGTGTGCCAATGGTATTGATGACGCGAATGCAAAATGCTGCCAAGGTCGGGCTGCACCGCCGAGCGAATCAGCGTCGCGCGGTCCATCACTTGGGCGACGTTTTCGAGCCCTTCGCAAATCTGCAGCCCGTCGACGCTGGTATCGATCGCCGGAAACGTGCTGAGCATGCTGTCGACCGACATGCCGGTCTCAAACGGCAGGTATTTCTTCGGATCGAACGTTTCGGGCGCCGCCATGCCGCCGGCGAGCCACAACAAGATGCACGCGTCGGCGGTCGCCTTCGGCTGCTCGACCGGACCTTCTTCCGCAGCGGAGACCAACTGCGGCGCGCCGGTCATCCACGCGGCGGCGCTGGCGGCCGATAGCTTTCGCAGGAAGTCGCGGCGGATCGCCACACGATCTTGACGCATCGATTCGTCGGTATGCTCAGCCATGATTTTCGCTCGTCACTAACGGATGATCATGAATTCGGGAAGCATCAGCACCGTCCAGAGCATATCCTGCACGCTCTGCTGGTCCGGCTTGTCGCCGATCGCCTCGGCCAAAATCGTTTGCTCGTTGTCGGTCGCATGTCGCGACAAGAGCGACATATAAACGTGATCGACCAGTTCGCGGGAACTGGCCCAGTTTTGCGTTAGCAGTTGCTGCGCTCCCCGGGCAAGCGCGGCGTCCAGTTCCGGTCCATTGGCCAAACTGATCGCTTCCAACGTCGTCAACTCGTCCGGGCGGGAAGAGACGACCTGGTCGCGGTTCGGTCGACCCAGCGCTCGCATCAGGAAGTCTCCCTTCATCAGCGCGGCTCGCACCATCGGGGTTTCTCCCGTCAGCGACAGCTTCGTGGCGCTTTCGACGCTGGCGGTCCAAACGTCGAGCGCCGGGACAATGGTCGCCGACTGCGCAGACTTCGCCCATTCGGCGAGCGGCTGCCGAGTAATTATTTCTTTCTTCGGCGCGGCGGTCCAATTCCACGACTCGTCGGAAGCGATCGTGACGATCTCTTTGCCGGCGAGATCGATCTTCGCCTGGAAATAAAGTCCCGCGGGATTCGGGCCGCTGCCGGCATTCTTGGCGATCACCACCACCTCGTTCGGCCCCTTTTTCAAATGGGGAGTCAGCGAGACAGATTGCAGGTCGGTCCACGTCGTGCTGGAGGCGACTTCCTTGCGATTCACGAACAGCTGGAACTCATTGTCGCAGGTGATCGCGGCGATCGCCGACTGCGGCTGGGCGCCCAGATCGAACGTGCGGACCAGCGCGATCGTTTCATCCGAGGGAGGAATCTTGCCGCCGGCGGCGGAGTCTCCCCAGATCCACTTCGCGACCAGCTTGACCTCGGCCGATTCCGCCGAGTCGGTCTGAAGG is a genomic window of Blastopirellula sediminis containing:
- a CDS encoding sialidase family protein yields the protein MKRMLQTALLALLVVTSGALLTAGELHETVVFKSGMNGYNTYRIPSVITAKDGTLLAFIEARKNNMSDTGDIDLVLRRSKDNGATWSDAEVIWDDEGNVCGNPCPVVDQSTGKIWLLLTWNSGKTPEGKIQPGFGADSRRVFVASSEDNGQTWTAPQEITADVKDKEWTWYATGPGSGIQIEHGPHAGRLVIPCDHKWLTGGKLKFGSHVIYSDDHGKTWQLGGSAPDYQVNECEVVELKDGKLLLNMRNYDRKQTARQVCVSADGGKTWTDQKFDPTLVEPICQGSVHRYRWPAGDKPGIVLFSNPASAKDRTAMTVRASYDDCQTWPVERRLFDGSSAYSSLTVLPNGQIGCLYERNGYKEVVFARFDLDWLRSADK
- a CDS encoding DUF1501 domain-containing protein, which produces MAEHTDESMRQDRVAIRRDFLRKLSAASAAAWMTGAPQLVSAAEEGPVEQPKATADACILLWLAGGMAAPETFDPKKYLPFETGMSVDSMLSTFPAIDTSVDGLQICEGLENVAQVMDRATLIRSAVQPDLGSILHSRHQYHWHTGYVPPQTVACPHIGAWMAKVLGPNNPVMPPFVNIGQRLEGVGEKEELKAFTTAGFFGSEFGPMNLPFPEEAAAAVRPPQGMNADRFADRNKLFRKLVDQTPQRDYMSDYQQESMLRSLDNAYRLLSSKDRAAFDLSLEPKASLAKYDTSRFGRGCLLARRLVEAGARFVEVTTEYVPFLHFDTHANGHETVARMHSEIDRPIAQLVLDLEERGLLDRTLVIVASEFSRDAIVEGKPGSNANDQATFKVDKVTEMKHYGLHRHFTGGTSVVMFGGGMKKGFVYGETADERPLVATKNPVSVMDLHATIMTAMGISPRTGFTIEERPFYVTQDGKGKPVKELFA
- a CDS encoding XylR family transcriptional regulator — encoded protein: MSTEAEVDRKRPLGKGAHVLLALGWYYSEIHRGVARFARDHQWHVTFDFDDLVPRDWQGDGVITLLGAQQQVWRSLKNFSVPMVDLAESRPDIPLPRVTMDNVAIGKMGAQHFLDRGFRNFAFIHRWELGVSHRRGDSFAAELAQHNLGCEVLSWQKEMGRRADTREQRHRWLVQHLAKLPKPLAVFAPRDIEAVEIIEAAMAIGALIPDEISILGVDNTETICDCLQTPLSSIDNNLEQVGYEGASLLARLMAGEPPPAKTIYVAPSRVVERRSTDSMAVPHPQVAAALRYMQEQAHLPINMIDVVREVAMSRSGLEKAFREHYVRPPMEELRRIRLLRAQKMLLQTSEKIVNIAKETGFETSQQLCRVFRQHFGMTPKEFRSQATN
- a CDS encoding dihydrodipicolinate synthase family protein, whose amino-acid sequence is MIQPHYGRLRGLVAAAFTPFHADGGIDIARVAPMVDYLVEQQIRGLYVLGSTGEGISLTSDERKQVAEAFVAATRGRIPVIVQVGCESLAAARDLASHAQQVGADAVSAVSPVYFKPDTVESLVDSMAHIAAGAPDLPFYYYHIPAATGLTHSPLAFLELAKVRIPNLRGIKFTSPAVFDYQACVESAGDDYEVMWGLDEMLLSGLTAGGTAAVGSTYNFAPAVYHHILQAVEQGNLEEAKLWQSRSQQVVRAFVPFGPRAAQKAIMAMIGQDCGPSRLPIRSLTPEAYTQLRSQLEEIGFFQWSQLATSSANA